The Deltaproteobacteria bacterium genome includes a window with the following:
- the rodA gene encoding rod shape-determining protein RodA, producing MKRFFGLPDVDWVMLASALILSFIGIMIIRSATVNNPSEGYYLKQAYWLAVAVAAYFVGYFIDRRHLRRSAYLLYGAVFAVLTTLAVVGKISGGVQRWIHIGGLTIQPSEIAKLALVLALARYFHKQKQSPPYGLDGIAVPMAMVAAYVIPVALQPDLGTAIFFILLAIPIFLMVGIKRWTILFMTGSAALVAPFLFFTMKGYQQERILNFLNPERDPLGSGYHIVQSKIAIGSGGFFGKGYLQGTQSQLRFIPEQHTDFIVSVLGEEFGFVGIVLVLGLMLFLTLWMLSHVEATRTRFGVLTVVGISCGLAMQEVINIAMAIGILPVVGLPLPFLSYGGSSLVSVWLGLGIVAGFRRRKTWP from the coding sequence ATGAAAAGGTTTTTCGGACTCCCGGACGTTGACTGGGTAATGCTCGCTTCAGCGCTGATCCTGTCTTTCATCGGTATCATGATCATACGATCCGCCACGGTTAACAACCCCTCGGAGGGATACTATCTCAAACAGGCCTACTGGCTGGCTGTGGCCGTAGCGGCCTACTTTGTGGGATATTTCATCGACAGGCGTCATCTGAGACGGAGCGCTTATCTGCTTTACGGAGCCGTTTTTGCGGTTCTTACCACTCTTGCCGTCGTGGGGAAAATATCGGGAGGCGTTCAGCGCTGGATTCACATCGGCGGGTTGACCATTCAGCCTTCTGAGATAGCCAAGCTCGCTCTTGTCCTGGCCCTTGCACGGTATTTCCACAAACAGAAGCAATCCCCGCCCTACGGGCTGGACGGAATCGCCGTTCCCATGGCCATGGTCGCGGCTTATGTGATCCCCGTTGCATTACAGCCGGACCTGGGGACCGCCATTTTTTTCATCCTTCTGGCGATACCAATTTTTCTGATGGTTGGGATAAAGAGGTGGACAATCCTCTTCATGACCGGAAGCGCGGCTCTGGTGGCTCCCTTTCTCTTTTTCACCATGAAGGGATATCAGCAGGAGAGAATCCTGAATTTCCTCAACCCCGAAAGGGATCCCCTGGGGTCCGGGTACCACATCGTCCAGTCCAAAATCGCCATAGGATCAGGAGGGTTTTTCGGCAAAGGATATCTCCAGGGAACCCAGTCACAGCTTCGTTTCATCCCCGAACAGCACACCGATTTCATTGTCTCCGTCCTGGGTGAGGAGTTCGGCTTCGTCGGGATCGTACTGGTCCTAGGGCTGATGCTGTTCCTGACGCTCTGGATGCTCAGTCACGTTGAGGCGACCCGGACCCGTTTCGGTGTCCTGACCGTGGTGGGCATTTCCTGCGGCCTGGCCATGCAGGAAGTCATCAACATCGCCATGGCCATCGGAATTCTGCCCGTGGTCGGTCTTCCGCTGCCGTTTCTCAGTTACGGGGGGTCGTCCCTGGTCAGTGTGTGGTTGGGGCTCGGCATAGTCGCCGGATTTAGAAGACGGAAAACTTGGCCCTAG
- the mrdA gene encoding penicillin-binding protein 2 yields the protein MSSISKSVREQLPLMEKKLAVTVGLVVLGFLFLLGDFWRLQVLLYGKYLNLSDNNRIRLVEMLATRGIIRDRNGTILADSTPNYQLSVMPVDMNPDRKAEIIKLGSLLGRDPGDVLDRLLTEARRAPYRAIIIFENLDYREVALFETRRDSFPGTILKPVPRRFYPYGSTASHLLGYIGEISSAQLASGKYQGARREDMVGKFGLEKVYDRYLRGRDGGRQVEVDARGREINVLGITAPVPGADLTTTIDIRLQKELEDAIGDNHGAGVLLNIRTGEVLAMVSRPGFDPNEFSLRLTRQRWEEILKDPNHPLQTRAIRGVYPPGSTFKVVTAVAALMTGTLDPDKDVTCKGGFYYGGRLYHDWKRGGHGNVNLYKGIVESCDVYFYQAGEKTGIEGLSKWAFALGLGRKTGIDLPGESAGLIPTPQWKRSVHDVPWFPGETLSASIGQGYVLVTPIQMANLFATIARRGIIKAPYLAEVIVSADGEELYRKDPSASLNSKVSPDVWDRIIPALVGAVNDPKGTAHAARIPGFTVAGKTGTAQVVRLKDWEGKKPEEIPLELRDHGWFAAFAPAEDPEVAVAVVVEHGGHGSSSAAPIVGRILRKYREIMVKSGYDAAKPPGEGT from the coding sequence ATGTCTTCCATCTCAAAGAGTGTCAGGGAACAGCTTCCCCTGATGGAAAAGAAACTGGCCGTCACTGTCGGGCTTGTCGTCCTGGGTTTTCTGTTCCTCCTGGGTGATTTCTGGAGACTTCAGGTCCTCCTTTACGGAAAATACCTGAACCTTTCCGACAATAACCGGATAAGGCTCGTTGAGATGCTCGCGACCCGCGGGATTATCAGGGACAGGAATGGGACAATTCTGGCGGACAGTACCCCCAATTACCAGTTGTCCGTGATGCCCGTTGATATGAATCCCGACCGGAAGGCGGAAATCATAAAACTGGGCAGCCTTCTGGGCAGAGACCCTGGTGATGTCCTGGACCGGCTCCTGACCGAGGCCAGACGTGCGCCATATAGAGCGATTATCATATTTGAAAACCTTGATTATCGGGAGGTGGCCCTTTTTGAGACCCGGCGGGACAGCTTCCCGGGTACTATCCTCAAGCCTGTCCCACGGCGTTTTTACCCCTACGGCAGCACGGCCTCCCATCTTCTGGGATATATCGGGGAGATATCCTCCGCCCAACTCGCCTCAGGGAAATACCAAGGGGCGCGCAGGGAAGATATGGTTGGGAAGTTCGGATTGGAGAAGGTTTATGATCGATATCTGCGCGGAAGGGATGGCGGCAGACAGGTGGAGGTGGATGCCCGGGGACGAGAGATTAACGTTCTCGGTATCACCGCACCTGTGCCCGGGGCTGATCTGACCACGACCATAGATATCCGTCTTCAGAAGGAGCTGGAGGATGCAATAGGCGACAACCATGGAGCCGGTGTCCTGCTGAACATAAGAACCGGTGAGGTCCTTGCGATGGTAAGCCGGCCGGGTTTCGATCCCAACGAGTTCTCTCTCAGGCTTACCAGACAGAGATGGGAGGAGATCCTGAAGGATCCGAACCACCCGCTTCAGACCCGTGCAATCAGGGGTGTCTACCCGCCCGGGTCAACCTTCAAGGTAGTCACTGCCGTGGCGGCCCTGATGACGGGGACGCTGGACCCGGACAAGGATGTGACCTGTAAAGGGGGTTTCTATTACGGGGGCAGGCTTTATCATGACTGGAAGCGCGGCGGGCATGGGAATGTAAACCTGTATAAGGGGATTGTCGAGTCATGCGACGTCTATTTCTATCAGGCGGGGGAAAAAACCGGGATCGAAGGGTTGTCGAAATGGGCCTTCGCACTGGGGCTCGGGAGAAAAACCGGAATCGATCTTCCCGGTGAATCCGCGGGGCTGATCCCCACCCCCCAATGGAAACGCTCTGTCCACGATGTTCCCTGGTTCCCAGGCGAAACCCTTTCCGCCTCCATAGGACAGGGCTACGTCCTGGTGACCCCCATCCAGATGGCTAATCTCTTTGCCACGATCGCGAGACGGGGAATTATCAAGGCGCCCTATCTCGCCGAGGTGATCGTAAGCGCAGATGGAGAGGAACTATACCGAAAAGACCCGTCCGCTTCGTTGAACTCAAAGGTTTCCCCTGATGTCTGGGATCGGATCATTCCCGCTTTGGTGGGAGCGGTGAACGACCCGAAAGGCACGGCCCATGCTGCGAGGATTCCAGGTTTCACGGTTGCGGGGAAGACCGGCACGGCGCAGGTTGTCCGCCTGAAGGATTGGGAAGGCAAGAAGCCGGAGGAGATACCGCTGGAGTTGAGGGACCATGGCTGGTTTGCCGCTTTTGCTCCAGCGGAGGACCCTGAAGTGGCCGTCGCCGTGGTGGTCGAGCACGGGGGCCATGGTTCTTCCTCGGCTGCCCCCATAGTGGGCCGCATCCTCAGAAAATACAGGGAGATCATGGTAAAATCCGGTTACGATGCCGCCAAACCGCCGGGAGAGGGGACATGA